A region from the Cryomorphaceae bacterium genome encodes:
- a CDS encoding CPBP family intramembrane metalloprotease, protein MSSRRYTLKKGLLIFLVGFVGVCSLLFSSFPLPTELFPDDFSLSETELKLLILINPTLLLAFSVILGSLLQRPTRLTTPYFDYLVKLEQRTLSSQPLVHGVAGGIIAGLSISFVTWLFVPYLPQTYLALSESVQPAVITRLLYGGITEEILVRFGLMTLFVWIGLKIAPRAITGVHITAVLLAALLFAIGHFPALLMMVDAPTPALIAYILCGNLTGGVVFGYLYWKQGLESAMVAHIVTHLVMIGFG, encoded by the coding sequence ATGTCGTCGCGCCGCTACACCCTCAAAAAAGGACTGCTGATTTTCCTTGTGGGATTTGTCGGGGTTTGCTCCCTGTTGTTCAGCTCTTTTCCGCTCCCAACAGAGCTATTTCCCGATGACTTCAGTCTGAGCGAAACCGAGCTCAAGCTGCTAATATTGATCAATCCCACACTCTTGTTAGCTTTTTCAGTAATTCTGGGCTCGCTGCTGCAAAGGCCCACGCGGCTTACTACACCCTATTTTGACTACCTTGTGAAGTTAGAACAACGTACACTCAGTTCTCAGCCCCTTGTCCATGGGGTTGCTGGCGGAATAATTGCTGGCTTGTCCATTTCATTCGTTACATGGCTTTTTGTGCCTTATTTGCCCCAGACCTATTTGGCGTTGAGCGAATCCGTGCAACCCGCCGTCATTACGCGCTTATTGTACGGAGGTATTACGGAAGAAATACTGGTGCGGTTTGGCTTGATGACTCTTTTTGTGTGGATTGGACTCAAAATAGCACCCCGCGCCATCACCGGCGTACATATAACGGCGGTGCTGTTGGCGGCTCTGTTGTTTGCCATTGGACACTTCCCTGCGTTACTGATGATGGTGGACGCTCCCACCCCTGCGCTGATAGCCTATATTCTTTGCGGCAATCTGACGGGCGGCGTGGTATTCGGCTATCTCTACTGGAAACAAGGCCTTGAAAGCGCCATGGTGGCCCATATTGTTACCCATTTGGTGATGATTGGATTTGGGTAG